In a genomic window of Halobiforma lacisalsi AJ5:
- a CDS encoding DEAD/DEAH box helicase, whose product MTDGDVAAFTRLGSTVRGALSERGFSTPTAPQQVAIPPLAAGQNTLVIAPTGSGKTETAMLPVFDDLVAGEGEGEGESEPRTARRPSSAETPDGGPPEGFGALYITPLRALNRDMLERLEWWGDYLDLEVDVRHGDTTDYQRSKQAEDPPDVLITTPETLQAMLTGERLREALQDVSHVVIDEVHELAASKRGAQLAIGLERLRDLAGEMQRIGLSATVGDPDEVAGFLTGGRPCEIREIDVGSNVDVDVRKPEITEEDEELAGKLMTEPDTASHVRLIRDLVAEHESTLIFVNTRQTAEAVGSRFKELDLPIGVHHGSLSKEARIDVEDRFKSGELDGLLCTSSMELGIDVGSVDHVIQYKSPRQVTRLLQRIGRAGHRQDEVSRGTIVTTRPDDTFEALSIARRAREGEVEPAAIHEGSLDVVANQVPGIVQSRGDTHLREAYDTVSRAYPFRNLREETFREVVSELDRNRIVWFDEGEDRIETTGGTWQYVYANLSMIPDEETYEVHDIASGGQIGTLDERFVVNFAEPGEVFVQRGEMWRISEIDDEEGRVKVSPIEDPAGEVPSWIGQEIPVPAAVAGEVGEIREVARPQFEAGADATAVGRELSNRYPADEYTLGEACEQLERQVESESPMPTAKRLVLERQGRTIVLNAPFGHTANETLGRVLSSLLGQRAGSSVGLETDPYRIELEVPTSIATSDVLEVLEGTDPDHVETIVELGLKNSDALAFRLAQVSAKFGALKRWQGQGSGRISNERLLAALEDTPMYEEAIREVFHEDLDAERASAVLEGIQSGEIDLVTHRGRTPVGQGGRSSGGKELLAPENADASVIETVRERLQNDRVILLCTHCKDWKVKTKVKRVRDQPECPECGSTRIASLNPWADEVVQAVRAEEKDEEQEKMTERAYRAASLVQSHGKQAVIAMAARGVGPHNAAQIINKLREDESAFYRDILSKEREYARTQSFWD is encoded by the coding sequence ATGACAGACGGGGACGTCGCGGCCTTTACACGCCTCGGATCGACGGTCCGCGGTGCGCTCTCCGAACGCGGATTCTCCACGCCGACGGCACCACAACAGGTGGCGATTCCGCCGCTTGCCGCCGGGCAGAACACCCTCGTGATCGCGCCCACCGGGAGCGGCAAGACCGAGACGGCGATGTTGCCCGTCTTCGATGATCTCGTCGCCGGCGAGGGCGAGGGCGAGGGCGAGAGTGAGCCGAGGACGGCGAGGCGACCCTCGTCGGCGGAAACCCCCGACGGTGGGCCACCCGAGGGGTTCGGCGCGCTCTACATCACCCCGCTGCGGGCGTTGAACCGCGACATGCTCGAGCGCCTCGAGTGGTGGGGCGACTACCTCGACCTCGAGGTCGACGTCCGCCACGGGGACACCACCGACTACCAGCGGAGCAAGCAGGCCGAGGACCCGCCGGACGTCCTGATCACGACCCCCGAGACGCTGCAGGCGATGTTGACGGGCGAACGCCTGCGGGAGGCCCTGCAGGACGTCTCCCACGTCGTGATCGACGAGGTTCACGAACTCGCGGCCTCGAAACGCGGCGCCCAGCTTGCGATCGGCCTCGAGCGTCTGCGGGACCTCGCGGGCGAGATGCAGCGTATCGGACTCTCGGCGACGGTCGGCGACCCCGATGAGGTGGCCGGGTTCCTCACCGGCGGTCGGCCCTGCGAGATCCGCGAGATCGACGTCGGGAGCAACGTCGACGTCGACGTCCGCAAGCCCGAAATCACCGAAGAGGACGAGGAACTCGCCGGGAAACTGATGACCGAACCCGACACGGCGAGTCACGTCCGGCTGATCCGCGATCTCGTCGCGGAACACGAGTCGACGCTGATCTTCGTCAACACCCGCCAGACGGCGGAGGCGGTGGGCTCGCGGTTCAAAGAACTCGACCTGCCGATCGGCGTCCACCACGGCTCGCTCTCGAAGGAGGCCCGGATCGACGTCGAGGACCGGTTCAAGTCGGGCGAACTGGACGGCCTGCTCTGTACCTCGTCGATGGAACTGGGGATCGACGTCGGCAGCGTCGATCACGTCATCCAGTACAAGAGCCCCCGTCAGGTTACCCGGCTGCTCCAGCGGATCGGGCGCGCCGGCCACCGCCAGGACGAGGTCTCGCGCGGGACCATCGTCACGACCCGGCCGGACGACACCTTCGAGGCGCTCTCGATCGCGCGCCGCGCCCGCGAGGGCGAGGTCGAACCGGCGGCGATCCACGAGGGCAGCCTCGACGTCGTCGCGAACCAGGTGCCGGGGATCGTCCAGAGTCGCGGGGACACGCACCTCCGGGAGGCCTACGATACCGTCTCCCGGGCGTACCCGTTCCGGAACCTCCGCGAGGAGACATTCCGGGAAGTGGTCTCCGAACTCGACCGCAACCGGATCGTCTGGTTCGACGAGGGCGAAGATCGGATCGAGACGACCGGCGGCACCTGGCAGTACGTCTACGCCAACCTCTCGATGATCCCCGACGAGGAGACCTACGAGGTCCACGACATCGCCTCCGGGGGACAGATCGGGACCCTCGACGAGCGGTTCGTCGTCAACTTCGCCGAACCCGGCGAGGTCTTCGTCCAGCGCGGGGAGATGTGGCGCATCAGCGAGATCGACGACGAGGAGGGCCGGGTGAAGGTCAGCCCGATCGAGGACCCCGCCGGCGAGGTCCCCTCCTGGATCGGCCAGGAGATCCCCGTCCCCGCCGCCGTCGCGGGCGAGGTCGGTGAGATCCGCGAGGTCGCGCGCCCCCAGTTCGAGGCGGGCGCGGACGCGACGGCCGTCGGCCGCGAACTGTCGAACCGATACCCGGCCGACGAGTACACCCTCGGCGAGGCCTGCGAACAACTCGAGCGTCAGGTCGAAAGCGAGTCGCCGATGCCCACGGCGAAGCGACTCGTTCTCGAGCGACAGGGTCGGACGATCGTCCTCAACGCGCCGTTCGGCCATACCGCCAACGAGACGCTGGGGCGGGTCCTCTCGTCGCTGCTCGGGCAACGGGCCGGTTCCTCCGTGGGCCTCGAGACCGATCCCTACCGGATCGAACTCGAGGTCCCGACCTCGATCGCGACAAGCGACGTCCTGGAGGTACTGGAGGGGACCGACCCCGACCACGTCGAGACGATCGTCGAACTCGGGCTGAAGAACTCGGATGCCCTGGCGTTCCGGCTGGCACAGGTCTCCGCCAAGTTCGGCGCGCTCAAGCGCTGGCAGGGCCAGGGGTCGGGCCGGATCTCCAACGAACGGCTGCTGGCCGCCCTCGAGGACACCCCGATGTACGAGGAGGCGATCCGCGAGGTCTTCCACGAGGATTTAGACGCCGAGCGCGCGAGTGCGGTGCTCGAGGGGATCCAGTCGGGCGAGATCGATCTCGTGACCCACCGCGGCCGGACCCCGGTCGGACAGGGCGGGCGTTCCTCCGGCGGCAAGGAACTGCTCGCGCCGGAGAACGCCGACGCGAGCGTCATCGAGACCGTCCGCGAGCGACTGCAGAACGACCGAGTCATCCTCCTGTGTACCCACTGCAAGGACTGGAAGGTCAAGACGAAGGTCAAACGCGTCCGCGACCAGCCCGAGTGCCCCGAGTGTGGGTCGACCCGAATCGCGTCGTTGAACCCGTGGGCCGACGAGGTCGTGCAGGCGGTCCGCGCCGAGGAGAAAGACGAGGAACAGGAGAAGATGACCGAGCGGGCCTATCGTGCGGCGAGCCTGGTCCAGAGCCACGGCAAGCAGGCGGTCATCGCGATGGCCGCCCGCGGCGTCGGGCCGCACAACGCCGCCCAGATCATCAACAAGCTCCGGGAGGACGAATCGGCGTTTTACCGCGATATCCTCTCGAAAGAACGGGAGTACGCGCGGACACAGTCGTTCTGGGACTGA
- a CDS encoding PAS domain-containing sensor histidine kinase, whose translation MGFGPPSRPSDERDDRSESDRSAPAVAPARVDRLLSAADVAGFRATPDGTIVEATAAFASLIGYDRAELRGRPLESILDEDELPLGSLIDDPAEPASRRLSIRTATDTVVPAEVHLEPFRPDGDEPWIAGTVDPDPSSPNAATAPSQTSDADLSYGKTFRALADALPDGIIVLDTDSDIRYANPAVERILGHAPEELVGSSKVTIIPPRLRRTHLEALQRYLETGERNLNWPYVELPGQHADGHEVPLGVSINDFVYEGERYFVGLFRDITPRREAERSLKEKVAQLESVAYLGERALDPSDVDSLLEEAAELVDAGLDTDCCAVFELGGDADRIDPERFSLRASAGRTDLLERSNANANTNEGTTARAGVSAGASGTEPEPEPEPAPGPAMALAREALEATEPVVLDASGPEPPGTAAEVTSTVAVPIGSAADPWGVLEIYDAETDPDEFADHDLDFLESVASLLATGIERREYERRLNETVDELEASNERLEQFAYAVSHDLEEPLRMISSYLQLVERRYGDELDADGREFIEFAVDGADRMKEMIDGLLAYSRIDTRGEPFEPVDLEAVLEDVTTDIGVLIADSDAELAVEPLPVVEGDASQLRQLFQNLVSNAIKYSGDEPPRIDVTATRDGNRWAITVRDEGIGIEPDARDRIFRVFQRGDRGHDVEDGTGIGLAISRRIVDRHGGEISVESEPGEWTAVTVTLPGVESGPDSIP comes from the coding sequence ATGGGATTCGGGCCACCCTCGAGACCGTCGGACGAGCGGGACGACCGTTCCGAGTCGGATCGCTCCGCTCCCGCGGTCGCGCCCGCTCGAGTAGACAGATTACTGTCGGCTGCCGACGTCGCAGGGTTCCGCGCGACGCCCGACGGAACGATCGTCGAGGCGACAGCGGCGTTCGCGTCGTTGATCGGCTACGACCGCGCCGAACTCCGCGGCAGGCCGCTCGAGTCGATCCTCGACGAGGACGAACTCCCGCTCGGATCCCTGATCGACGACCCGGCCGAGCCCGCGTCGCGACGTCTTTCGATACGGACCGCGACGGACACCGTCGTTCCGGCCGAGGTCCACCTCGAGCCGTTCCGCCCGGACGGCGACGAGCCCTGGATCGCCGGGACCGTCGACCCCGATCCGAGTTCCCCGAACGCGGCGACCGCGCCGAGCCAGACGTCGGACGCCGACCTCTCGTACGGGAAGACGTTCCGTGCGCTGGCCGACGCGCTCCCGGACGGGATCATCGTGCTCGATACGGACAGCGACATCCGGTACGCGAACCCCGCCGTGGAGCGCATTCTCGGCCACGCGCCCGAGGAACTTGTCGGCTCGAGCAAGGTCACCATCATTCCGCCGCGGCTGCGCCGGACTCACCTCGAAGCCCTGCAGCGGTACCTCGAGACCGGCGAGCGGAACCTGAACTGGCCGTACGTCGAACTTCCGGGCCAGCACGCGGACGGCCACGAGGTCCCCCTGGGCGTGTCGATCAACGACTTCGTCTACGAGGGCGAGCGGTACTTCGTCGGGCTCTTCCGCGACATCACGCCGCGGAGGGAGGCCGAACGCTCCCTGAAGGAGAAGGTCGCCCAACTCGAGTCGGTCGCCTACCTCGGAGAGCGGGCGCTGGATCCGTCGGACGTCGATTCCCTCCTCGAGGAGGCGGCCGAACTCGTCGACGCGGGGCTGGACACGGACTGCTGTGCGGTGTTCGAACTCGGCGGGGACGCGGACCGGATCGACCCCGAGCGGTTCTCCCTGCGTGCGAGCGCCGGCCGTACGGATCTTCTCGAGCGCTCGAACGCAAACGCGAACACGAACGAGGGCACGACAGCAAGAGCGGGCGTAAGCGCGGGTGCGAGTGGGACGGAGCCGGAGCCGGAGCCGGAGCCGGCCCCGGGCCCGGCAATGGCCCTCGCCCGCGAAGCGCTCGAGGCCACCGAGCCCGTCGTCCTCGACGCGAGCGGTCCCGAGCCGCCCGGAACCGCGGCCGAGGTGACGAGCACCGTCGCCGTCCCGATCGGTTCCGCGGCCGATCCCTGGGGCGTCCTCGAGATCTACGACGCCGAGACCGATCCCGACGAGTTCGCGGACCACGACCTGGACTTCCTCGAGAGCGTCGCCTCGCTGCTGGCGACCGGGATCGAGCGCCGCGAGTACGAACGCCGGCTCAACGAAACCGTCGACGAACTCGAGGCGTCGAACGAGCGGTTAGAGCAGTTCGCATACGCCGTCTCCCACGACCTCGAGGAACCGTTGCGGATGATCTCGAGTTACCTCCAGCTCGTCGAGCGCCGGTACGGCGACGAACTCGACGCCGACGGCCGCGAGTTCATCGAGTTCGCCGTCGACGGAGCCGATCGCATGAAGGAGATGATCGACGGCCTGCTCGCCTACTCGCGGATCGACACCAGGGGCGAGCCGTTCGAACCCGTCGATCTCGAGGCCGTTCTCGAGGACGTAACGACGGACATCGGGGTGTTGATCGCCGACAGCGATGCCGAGCTTGCGGTCGAGCCGCTGCCGGTCGTCGAGGGCGACGCCAGTCAGCTCCGGCAGCTCTTCCAGAACCTCGTGAGCAACGCGATCAAGTACAGCGGCGACGAGCCGCCGCGGATCGACGTGACTGCAACCCGCGACGGGAACCGCTGGGCGATCACCGTCCGCGACGAGGGGATCGGCATCGAACCGGACGCGAGAGACCGCATCTTCCGGGTGTTCCAGCGTGGCGACCGTGGCCACGACGTCGAGGACGGCACCGGAATCGGGCTCGCGATCTCGCGACGGATCGTCGACCGACATGGCGGCGAAATCAGCGTCGAGTCCGAACCCGGGGAGTGGACGGCGGTGACCGTTACGCTGCCCGGGGTCGAGTCCGGCCCCGATTCGATCCCGTAA
- a CDS encoding response regulator encodes MSSYSVLLVEDSEFMIEHVSQALEGKHGFEVEAVATADEARAVFDTSTFDCVISSYELLNESGIHLAASLEEAVDGASVPFILFTGNPLEPLVEEALEAGVSAFVSKSNHATGEMNVFANRIRLAIEAAE; translated from the coding sequence ATGTCATCGTACTCCGTTCTCCTCGTGGAAGACAGCGAGTTCATGATCGAACACGTGAGCCAGGCGCTCGAGGGGAAACACGGGTTCGAGGTCGAAGCCGTGGCGACCGCGGACGAAGCGCGCGCGGTCTTCGATACGTCGACGTTCGACTGCGTCATCTCGAGTTACGAACTCCTCAACGAGAGCGGGATCCACCTCGCGGCGTCGCTCGAGGAGGCGGTCGACGGGGCGTCTGTCCCGTTCATCCTCTTTACCGGGAACCCGCTCGAACCGCTGGTCGAGGAAGCGCTCGAGGCAGGGGTCTCGGCGTTCGTCAGCAAGAGCAACCACGCGACGGGGGAAATGAACGTCTTCGCGAACCGGATCCGGCTGGCGATCGAGGCCGCCGAGTGA
- a CDS encoding protein sorting system archaetidylserine decarboxylase yields the protein MNVAPGGWKYAILPLLAAPFALLYSVAASLLALAVGVGTLAFFRDPERTPPPTGVVSPADGTVSVLREEGDRVRLGVFMNVWHVHVVRSPFAATVTDLEHVSGANRPAFSKESDRNERVHVRLETDSPELPSVAIEPRPETDENEGMDDVEADGNGDTAGDATLTLIAGAFARRIFPYVDPGDDLERGDRLGHIAFGSRVDLVFPPSVDPDDLAVEPGDSMTAGETVVLDSSEAY from the coding sequence ATGAACGTCGCGCCGGGCGGCTGGAAGTACGCGATCCTCCCGCTGCTCGCCGCCCCCTTCGCGCTCCTGTACAGCGTCGCCGCGAGCCTGCTCGCGCTGGCCGTCGGCGTCGGCACGCTCGCGTTCTTCCGCGACCCGGAGCGGACGCCGCCCCCGACCGGGGTCGTCTCACCGGCGGACGGCACGGTGTCGGTCCTCCGCGAGGAAGGCGACCGCGTCCGCCTCGGCGTGTTCATGAACGTCTGGCACGTCCACGTCGTCCGTTCGCCGTTCGCAGCCACCGTCACCGATCTCGAGCACGTCTCCGGGGCGAACCGCCCCGCGTTCTCGAAGGAGTCGGACCGCAACGAACGGGTCCACGTGCGCCTCGAGACGGACTCACCGGAGTTGCCGTCGGTCGCGATCGAACCGAGGCCCGAGACGGACGAAAACGAGGGGATGGACGACGTCGAGGCGGATGGAAACGGCGACACAGCCGGGGACGCCACGCTCACCCTCATCGCCGGCGCGTTCGCCCGCCGTATCTTCCCCTACGTCGACCCCGGAGACGACTTAGAGCGCGGCGACCGACTCGGCCACATCGCCTTCGGCAGCCGGGTCGACCTCGTGTTCCCACCGTCCGTCGACCCCGACGATCTCGCGGTCGAACCCGGCGATTCGATGACGGCCGGCGAGACGGTGGTACTCGACTCGAGCGAAGCGTACTGA
- the carB gene encoding carbamoyl-phosphate synthase large subunit, which produces MSTDTDEATGDGRKILLIGSGPIQIGQAAEFDYSGAQACRALREEGAEVVLVNSNPATIMTDPEMADQVYIEPITTDAIAEIIREENPDGVIAGLGGQTGLNVTAELAEEGVLEEHDVEIMGTPLDTIYATEDRDLFRQRMEKIGQPVPGSTTISLEEGESVSELTEEDLTERVQAAVDEVGGLPVIARTTYTLGGSGSGVVDDFDELVERVRKGLRLSRNSEVLITESIAGWVEYEYEVMRDADDSCIIICNMENIDPMGIHTGESTVVTPSQIVPDEGHQEMRTAALDVIRELGIQGGCNIQFAWRDDGTPGGEYRVVEVNPRVSRSSALASKATGYPIARVTAKVALGKRLHEIENEITGETTAAFEPAIDYVVTKVPRWPKDKFDDVDFELTTAMKSTGEAMAIGRSFEESLLKALRSSEYEPDVDWADVSDEELEEQYLARPSPDRPYAMFEAFERGYTVEEVVELTGIFEWYTERYARIAESTRAAQEGDFTEAAVAGRTNAAIASAAGADVDTVEQQVPGRSYKQVDTCAGEFEAETPYYYSARKNEFESGPLEGQAAAGELEVDPDVESVIVVGGGPIRIGQGVEFDYCSVHAVRALRELGIDAHVVNNNPETVSTDYDTSDGLFFEPITAEEVADVAEATGADGVMVQFGGQTSVNIGEPLEAELERRGLDCEIMGTSVEAMDLAEDRNRFNALMDELGIAQPEGGTAFSKEEALQLAHEIGYPVLVRPSYVLGGRAMDVVYDDDELETYIEEAVRVSPEKPILVDDFLEDAVELDVDAVSDGDSTLIGGIMEHVESAGVHSGDSACMIPPRSLDEATLARIREVTEDIAEALQTEGLLNVQLAVRDGEVYVLEANPRSSRTVPFVSKATGVPIAKLAAKVMAGETLSTLEAGEQIPEHTSIKEVVLPFDRLPGSDPRLGPEMKSTGEVMGTAEEFGTAYWKAQQAAHNAVSEGTAVVDLDLDVDGFEEHFEVETFDDVPGAIREGKVDFVVSRDRDTLEMAVEEEIPYLSTEAAAEAYAEALASFDGELEVDCVSDRPKRAAQWGDE; this is translated from the coding sequence ATGAGTACGGACACCGACGAAGCGACAGGGGACGGCCGCAAGATCCTGCTCATCGGCAGTGGACCGATCCAGATCGGGCAGGCTGCCGAGTTCGACTACTCCGGCGCACAGGCCTGTCGCGCGCTCCGGGAGGAAGGCGCGGAAGTGGTCCTCGTCAACTCCAACCCGGCGACGATCATGACGGACCCGGAAATGGCGGACCAGGTCTACATCGAACCGATCACGACCGACGCCATCGCCGAGATCATCCGGGAGGAGAACCCCGACGGGGTCATCGCCGGCCTCGGCGGCCAGACGGGGCTGAACGTCACCGCCGAACTCGCCGAGGAGGGCGTCCTCGAGGAGCACGACGTCGAGATCATGGGGACGCCGCTCGATACGATCTACGCGACGGAGGACCGCGACCTCTTCCGTCAGCGCATGGAGAAGATCGGTCAGCCGGTTCCCGGCTCGACGACCATCTCGCTCGAGGAGGGCGAGTCGGTCAGCGAGCTAACCGAGGAAGACCTCACGGAACGTGTCCAGGCGGCCGTAGACGAGGTCGGCGGCCTCCCCGTGATCGCCCGCACGACCTACACGCTGGGCGGGAGCGGTTCGGGCGTCGTCGACGACTTCGACGAACTCGTCGAGCGCGTCCGCAAGGGACTGCGCCTCTCCCGCAACAGCGAGGTGCTGATCACCGAGTCGATCGCGGGCTGGGTCGAGTACGAGTACGAGGTCATGCGCGACGCCGACGACTCCTGTATCATCATCTGCAACATGGAGAACATCGACCCGATGGGGATCCACACCGGGGAGTCGACGGTCGTCACGCCCTCCCAGATCGTCCCCGACGAGGGCCACCAGGAGATGCGCACCGCGGCACTCGACGTCATCCGCGAACTCGGTATCCAGGGGGGCTGTAACATCCAGTTCGCCTGGCGCGACGACGGTACTCCCGGCGGCGAGTACCGCGTGGTCGAGGTCAACCCGCGCGTCTCCCGCTCCTCCGCGCTCGCCTCGAAGGCGACGGGATACCCGATCGCCCGCGTGACCGCGAAGGTCGCCCTGGGCAAGCGCCTCCACGAGATCGAGAACGAGATCACCGGCGAGACCACGGCGGCCTTCGAGCCGGCGATCGACTACGTGGTCACGAAAGTTCCGCGCTGGCCCAAGGACAAGTTCGACGACGTCGACTTCGAACTCACCACCGCGATGAAGTCGACCGGCGAAGCGATGGCCATCGGCCGCAGCTTCGAGGAATCGCTGTTGAAGGCGCTGCGCTCTTCCGAGTACGAACCCGACGTCGACTGGGCCGACGTCTCGGACGAGGAACTCGAGGAACAGTACCTCGCCCGCCCGTCGCCGGACCGTCCGTACGCGATGTTCGAGGCCTTCGAGCGCGGCTACACGGTCGAGGAGGTCGTCGAACTCACGGGCATCTTCGAGTGGTACACTGAACGCTACGCACGCATCGCCGAGTCGACCCGCGCGGCCCAGGAGGGCGACTTCACCGAGGCCGCGGTCGCCGGCCGCACGAACGCCGCCATCGCCTCCGCGGCCGGGGCGGACGTCGACACCGTCGAACAGCAGGTGCCCGGCCGCTCGTACAAGCAGGTCGACACCTGCGCCGGCGAGTTCGAGGCCGAGACGCCGTACTACTACTCCGCCCGCAAGAACGAGTTCGAGTCCGGCCCGCTCGAGGGCCAGGCCGCCGCGGGCGAACTCGAGGTCGATCCCGACGTCGAGAGCGTGATCGTCGTCGGCGGCGGCCCGATCCGCATCGGCCAGGGCGTGGAGTTCGACTACTGTTCGGTCCACGCGGTCCGCGCGCTGCGCGAACTCGGCATCGACGCCCACGTCGTCAACAACAACCCCGAAACGGTCTCGACCGACTACGACACCTCCGACGGACTGTTCTTCGAGCCGATCACCGCGGAGGAGGTCGCCGACGTCGCCGAAGCGACCGGCGCGGACGGCGTGATGGTCCAGTTCGGCGGACAGACCTCCGTCAACATCGGCGAACCGCTCGAGGCGGAACTCGAGCGCCGCGGCCTCGACTGCGAGATCATGGGGACCTCGGTCGAGGCGATGGACCTCGCCGAGGACCGCAACCGCTTCAACGCCCTGATGGACGAACTCGGAATCGCCCAGCCGGAGGGTGGCACAGCCTTCTCGAAGGAGGAAGCCCTGCAACTGGCCCACGAGATCGGCTACCCCGTGCTCGTGCGTCCCTCTTACGTGCTCGGCGGCCGCGCGATGGACGTCGTCTACGACGACGACGAACTCGAGACCTACATCGAGGAGGCCGTCCGCGTCTCCCCCGAGAAGCCGATCCTCGTGGACGACTTCCTCGAGGACGCCGTCGAACTCGACGTCGACGCCGTCTCGGACGGCGACTCGACGCTGATCGGCGGCATCATGGAACACGTCGAGAGCGCGGGTGTCCACTCGGGCGACTCCGCGTGTATGATCCCGCCGCGCTCGCTCGACGAAGCCACCCTCGCCCGCATCCGCGAGGTCACGGAGGACATCGCCGAGGCGCTGCAGACCGAGGGACTGTTGAACGTCCAGTTGGCTGTACGCGACGGCGAAGTATACGTGCTGGAAGCGAACCCGCGCTCCTCGCGTACCGTCCCCTTCGTCTCGAAGGCGACGGGTGTCCCGATCGCCAAACTCGCGGCGAAGGTCATGGCCGGCGAGACGCTCTCGACGCTCGAGGCCGGCGAGCAGATCCCCGAACACACCTCGATCAAGGAGGTCGTCCTGCCGTTCGATCGCCTGCCGGGGTCGGATCCGCGTCTCGGCCCGGAGATGAAATCGACCGGCGAAGTGATGGGCACCGCCGAGGAGTTCGGCACGGCCTACTGGAAGGCCCAGCAGGCCGCCCACAACGCGGTCAGCGAGGGGACCGCCGTCGTCGACCTGGACCTGGACGTCGACGGCTTCGAGGAGCACTTCGAGGTCGAAACGTTCGACGACGTGCCGGGAGCGATCCGCGAGGGCAAGGTCGACTTCGTCGTCAGCCGCGACCGCGACACCCTCGAGATGGCGGTCGAGGAGGAGATCCCTTACCTCTCGACCGAAGCGGCCGCGGAGGCCTACGCCGAGGCCCTGGCGTCGTTCGACGGCGAACTCGAGGTCGACTGCGTGAGTGACCGTCCGAAACGCGCCGCGCAGTGGGGCGACGAGTAG